Proteins co-encoded in one Acidobacteriota bacterium genomic window:
- a CDS encoding glycoside hydrolase family 88 protein → MKSFRVVLLSMIIALVCSSTIIYGQSEYFGNWPVGSSPKELGKRLAENWAKRGFEFETGKRQFLIYPEVCAWYGALNVAEYTKDKDLQARLKTKFDRFLTADGAKNISPAEHVDYRVIGIVPLEIFQQTKEKRYLDFGKDLADKQWMKPTPDGITHEARYWIDDMYMITAVQMQAYRSTKDKVYLERAAKTMVAYLDKLQQPNGLFFHAPDSQYYWGRGNGWQAAGMTELLLELPKNHPLRPRIVKGYDLMMNSLLQYQAEDGLWRQLLDMPKSWVETSGTGMFAFAFVTGVKKGWLDKKKFGPAARKAWIGLAKHINADGNVTDVCVGTNKGFSVEYYMDRARATGDLHGQAAALWSAMALLR, encoded by the coding sequence ATGAAAAGTTTTAGGGTCGTTTTGTTGTCGATGATCATTGCACTGGTATGCTCTTCGACGATCATTTATGGTCAGAGTGAGTATTTTGGCAACTGGCCTGTGGGTTCTTCGCCAAAAGAACTAGGGAAGCGGCTTGCGGAGAACTGGGCGAAGCGCGGTTTCGAATTCGAGACCGGCAAGCGACAGTTCCTTATTTATCCGGAAGTCTGCGCATGGTACGGAGCTCTGAATGTCGCTGAATATACGAAAGACAAAGATCTGCAAGCGAGGTTGAAGACCAAATTCGATCGTTTCCTAACTGCGGACGGTGCGAAAAACATCTCGCCGGCCGAGCATGTCGATTATCGCGTTATCGGTATCGTACCGCTCGAGATATTCCAGCAGACGAAAGAGAAGCGGTATCTGGATTTCGGGAAAGATCTAGCCGACAAACAGTGGATGAAACCGACTCCGGATGGCATTACGCACGAGGCTCGTTACTGGATCGACGATATGTACATGATCACTGCCGTGCAGATGCAGGCGTATCGTTCGACCAAAGACAAGGTCTACTTAGAACGTGCGGCAAAGACTATGGTCGCCTACCTCGACAAACTGCAGCAGCCGAACGGCCTTTTCTTTCACGCGCCTGATTCGCAGTATTACTGGGGACGCGGCAATGGTTGGCAGGCAGCAGGAATGACGGAACTTTTGCTCGAATTGCCAAAGAACCACCCGCTCAGGCCCCGTATCGTCAAAGGATACGATCTGATGATGAACTCGCTTCTTCAATACCAGGCCGAGGACGGACTGTGGCGTCAGCTTCTCGATATGCCGAAATCCTGGGTTGAAACGTCGGGAACGGGCATGTTTGCATTCGCGTTTGTCACTGGCGTAAAGAAAGGCTGGCTTGATAAAAAGAAATTTGGTCCCGCCGCCCGAAAAGCATGGATCGGTCTCGCCAAACATATCAATGCCGATGGCAACGTGACCGATGTCTGCGTCGGGACGAACAAGGGATTTTCCGTCGAGTATTACATGGATCGGGCACGCGCGACCGGCGATCTTCACGGACAGGCTGCAGCTCTCTGGAGTGCAATGGCCCTCCTCAGATAG